The genome window TGAAGCATTTAAAGGCAGTTCATCAACTCCATTTGTTAAGATCCATTTCGATGCTTGTTGCTCTAATACTGTTAACGAAACAACTTCACCTGATTTTAATTCGTTCATATTGTCTTCCTTTCCTTTACACCATCATTTTCGCAAAAATTTTTCCGCTGGAGGCTTTAACTTCTGTAGCTGACGTTTCACTTTCGCTACAAAAAAACATCTGTAGCTGACGTTTCACTTTCGCTACAAAAAACATTTGTAGCTGACGTTTCACTTTCGCTACCAAAAACATTTACTGAAAGAAGTTAAAAATTATGCTGTGTCCTAGATGCCTCCAGTTTTTTCACGATGTCCGGATTTTCTTCCATTACCTGCACAAGATCTGCAATTCGATCTATTGAATTCCAACTTAAATGATGTTCAATTCCTTCTACATCATTGTAAATACGCTCTTCATCTACACCAATGATTCGCAAAAATTGCTCTAGAAGCTCATGGCGCTGTACAAGACGTTTTCCAAGTTTTTCCCCTTTTGGCGTCAATGTAAGACCACGGTATTTTTCGTAAACTAAATAACCATCTTTATCTAATTTTTGAACCATTTTTGTAACAGAAGAAGGAAGAACAGATAATGCTTCAGCAATGTCAGACACACGAGCATACCCTTTATTAGCGATTAATAAATATATTTGTTCGATATGGTCCTCCATACTAGGTGTTGGCATATCCTATTCCCTCTCTTTCCTTTTCTTACTTTCTAGTTTACTACAAGCTTGCCTTAAAAGTTAACTGAAAATACATATGCCAGAAAAACAATACATGTGCAACATAAAAAGAACCAACTTCATATGTTGACTCCCGTGTAGTTGGAAAATTTGTGTCAATGAAATTAAGGTATCATTTTAAATAAAGTTTGCTTTACGCAAA of Lysinibacillus agricola contains these proteins:
- the mntR gene encoding transcriptional regulator MntR; this encodes MPTPSMEDHIEQIYLLIANKGYARVSDIAEALSVLPSSVTKMVQKLDKDGYLVYEKYRGLTLTPKGEKLGKRLVQRHELLEQFLRIIGVDEERIYNDVEGIEHHLSWNSIDRIADLVQVMEENPDIVKKLEASRTQHNF